A genomic segment from Anaerobaca lacustris encodes:
- a CDS encoding Coenzyme F420 hydrogenase/dehydrogenase, beta subunit C-terminal domain, with the protein MTRKRPTIQWVVRRGLCTGCGACVGVCPADAVTMHIDGRQGGYVPRIDKARCTRCGLCVDVCPGHSVDFEGLATRLFGEIPEDIVLGRYLGSYVGCAADKDIRYDSASGGLVTALLIFALERGLIDGALVTRMRADKPLEPEPFIARTRHEVLSAARSKYCPVAADVALKEILKSQGRFAVVGLPCHIQALRKAEQHIESLRERIRYRISLACSLDFSFRGTIRLLRDLRIPPASVARFEYRGRGWPGTMLIGRSDGTETRLPLADCRNRLGPFSLRRCTLCSDLTGELSDLSCGDAGLPELVAKDKLGSSFVLTRTPEAEELLESAAAEMAIELSELDVRELKAVQSYAIFKKRKLRARMSLFRWTGRSVPRYRQKLLPPARGDCRSSIKFYLARYALSGHRPILRRLFHVAGLLKRKNRQGPAAR; encoded by the coding sequence ATGACGCGCAAACGTCCGACAATCCAGTGGGTCGTCCGGCGCGGTCTCTGCACCGGTTGCGGCGCGTGCGTGGGGGTGTGCCCCGCCGATGCTGTGACGATGCATATCGACGGCAGGCAGGGCGGTTACGTCCCGCGAATCGACAAGGCCAGGTGCACCCGCTGCGGGCTGTGTGTCGATGTCTGTCCGGGGCATAGCGTCGATTTCGAGGGGCTCGCAACCCGGCTCTTCGGCGAGATTCCGGAAGACATCGTTCTGGGCCGATACCTGGGCAGTTATGTGGGTTGCGCCGCCGATAAAGACATTCGCTATGACAGCGCCTCCGGCGGGCTCGTCACGGCGCTGCTGATATTCGCCCTGGAGCGGGGGCTGATCGATGGCGCCCTCGTGACGCGGATGCGGGCGGACAAGCCGCTGGAGCCCGAGCCGTTCATCGCTCGAACCAGGCACGAGGTCCTCTCCGCGGCGCGATCGAAGTACTGTCCCGTTGCGGCCGATGTCGCGCTCAAGGAGATCCTCAAGTCGCAAGGGCGGTTCGCCGTCGTCGGCCTGCCGTGCCACATCCAGGCCCTGCGCAAGGCCGAGCAGCACATCGAATCGCTGCGAGAGCGCATCCGGTATCGGATCAGTCTTGCATGCAGTCTGGACTTCAGCTTTCGCGGCACGATTCGGCTGCTTCGGGACCTGCGCATACCGCCCGCCTCGGTCGCGCGGTTTGAGTATCGTGGCCGGGGCTGGCCGGGGACCATGCTCATCGGCCGCAGCGACGGCACCGAAACACGGCTGCCTCTGGCGGATTGCCGCAACAGGCTCGGGCCCTTTTCGCTGAGGCGCTGCACGCTTTGCAGCGACTTGACCGGCGAGCTGAGCGACCTGTCCTGCGGCGATGCGGGGCTGCCCGAGTTGGTCGCGAAAGACAAGCTCGGCAGCTCGTTCGTCCTGACCCGAACACCTGAGGCCGAGGAACTGCTCGAATCGGCCGCCGCGGAAATGGCGATCGAGTTATCGGAACTGGACGTTCGCGAGCTGAAGGCCGTCCAAAGCTATGCAATCTTCAAGAAACGCAAACTCCGCGCCAGGATGTCGCTGTTCCGTTGGACGGGCCGAAGCGTTCCGCGATACCGCCAGAAGCTTCTGCCGCCCGCGCGAGGCGATTGCCGCAGTTCGATCAAGTTCTATCTCGCACGCTACGCCCTCTCGGGCCACAGGCCGATTCTTCGCCGGCTCTTTCATGTCGCGGGCCTTTTGAAACGAAAGAACAGGCAGGGACCGGCCGCTCGGTAG
- a CDS encoding protein O-mannosyl-transferase family: MSKTTTRTVFTYLAVLCAAGALYGISCAPGALWQDSGLIQLRVWHNDVEGFLGLALSHPLFYLAAIPGKLIPFGSFAYRVNLVSALAGAVAVANLYLLVRLWVGRGLPALVAAATLALSHTFWQHASMAETYTLWTALFLGELIVLLQYSKTGRTRYLCALGLLNGLAVAVHMLAAIPLACYAALLVVLVVKGRLRLVDVGLVALLWIVGALPYEYLIVRRMLHSGEVLATLASAAFGDRWQADVLNTAVSWTIAKENFLFVVLNFPTPNLLLCVGGGVALLRMRTVSAFRCVLVASLVLFFLFAFRYTVADRYAFFIPFYAVVCVLAGLGVQLVHERLPHRVVAAVIIGATFLPVAVYVIAPTIARRMDLGIGTRADIAYRDDYAYFLQPWKTGETGAERFARDALDAAGPDAVIYADTTTVAPLLLVQEVEGRRTDVKIVTGIVSSRGAPPYDAELFERLLACRPIYVTSDQPGYAPPFVLGRYNLRQVGPLWQVVGRRCED, from the coding sequence ATGTCGAAGACAACCACGCGCACAGTGTTCACCTATCTTGCCGTCTTGTGTGCGGCAGGGGCCCTGTATGGGATCAGTTGCGCGCCGGGGGCATTGTGGCAGGACAGCGGTCTGATTCAGCTTCGCGTCTGGCACAACGACGTCGAGGGCTTCCTCGGACTGGCGCTTTCTCATCCGCTGTTCTATCTCGCCGCGATCCCAGGCAAGCTCATTCCGTTCGGTTCGTTCGCGTATCGGGTCAATCTCGTCTCAGCGCTGGCGGGGGCTGTGGCCGTGGCGAACCTGTATCTGCTGGTGCGGCTCTGGGTCGGCAGGGGGCTGCCGGCGCTGGTCGCGGCGGCGACGCTGGCCCTGTCGCACACGTTCTGGCAGCACGCGAGCATGGCCGAAACCTACACGCTCTGGACGGCGCTGTTCCTGGGCGAGCTGATCGTGCTGCTGCAATACAGCAAGACCGGACGAACGCGGTATCTCTGTGCTCTTGGCCTGCTCAACGGCCTGGCGGTCGCGGTGCACATGCTGGCGGCCATCCCGCTGGCTTGCTACGCCGCGCTCCTGGTCGTGCTGGTCGTCAAGGGCAGGCTTCGCCTCGTGGACGTCGGGCTCGTTGCACTGCTGTGGATCGTCGGCGCGCTGCCCTATGAATACCTGATCGTCCGCCGGATGCTCCACAGCGGCGAGGTTCTCGCAACACTCGCGTCGGCCGCTTTTGGAGATCGGTGGCAGGCGGACGTGCTCAACACCGCCGTGTCCTGGACGATCGCCAAGGAGAACTTCCTGTTCGTGGTGCTGAACTTCCCGACCCCGAACCTGCTGCTGTGTGTCGGCGGCGGCGTTGCGCTGCTGAGGATGCGGACCGTCTCGGCTTTCCGTTGTGTTCTGGTTGCTTCGCTGGTGCTGTTCTTTCTCTTCGCGTTTCGTTACACCGTCGCGGACCGTTATGCCTTCTTCATCCCGTTCTATGCCGTTGTCTGCGTTCTTGCGGGCCTGGGGGTCCAGCTCGTCCACGAGCGGCTGCCGCACCGTGTGGTTGCGGCCGTCATCATCGGCGCGACCTTCTTGCCGGTGGCGGTTTACGTCATCGCTCCGACCATCGCCCGGCGCATGGACCTTGGGATCGGGACGCGGGCCGACATCGCCTATCGCGACGATTATGCGTACTTTCTCCAGCCCTGGAAGACGGGCGAGACCGGGGCCGAGCGTTTCGCACGCGATGCGCTGGACGCCGCGGGGCCCGATGCGGTGATCTACGCCGATACCACCACGGTGGCTCCGCTCCTGCTGGTCCAGGAGGTCGAGGGCCGCCGGACCGACGTGAAGATCGTCACGGGGATCGTCAGCAGCAGGGGGGCGCCGCCGTACGATGCGGAGTTGTTCGAGCGACTCCTCGCATGCCGTCCGATCTATGTGACTTCAGACCAGCCGGGCTATGCGCCGCCGTTCGTGCTCGGCCGGTACAACCTTCGCCAGGTCGGCCCCCTGTGGCAGGTCGTCGGGCGACGATGCGAAGACTGA
- a CDS encoding class I SAM-dependent methyltransferase yields the protein MRRLRTPQVTSMHIYVTADNPYACSRYAFAWHHVPAGGAAHLDFGCGDGRFLQTLKTKGIKCLVGVDVSRSAIEQARKASGGLEIIHIARAAPLPFPDRTFSSITLMDVLEHVSEQEELLDELHRVLVDDGVLIVTVPGRHAFSFLDMGNLKFRFPRLHRWYFCRTHSRADYERRYVSNPDGLIGDVSATKRWHEHFSAAHLARLLRCSGFDAAEFDGSGLFHRVLRAADLLVGNIGPLHAAIGRCVAWDAKRFASANLFCLARKSEVSRLGHSGTVRSNDDATYHNLEAADPQHAVQHTDPRQ from the coding sequence ATGCGAAGACTGAGAACGCCTCAGGTCACCTCCATGCACATATATGTCACGGCCGACAACCCGTATGCGTGCAGCCGCTATGCGTTCGCCTGGCACCACGTGCCTGCCGGCGGGGCAGCCCATCTCGATTTCGGCTGCGGCGATGGACGCTTTCTCCAGACGCTGAAAACCAAGGGGATCAAGTGCCTGGTGGGCGTCGATGTCAGCCGCTCAGCCATCGAGCAGGCGCGGAAGGCCTCGGGTGGATTGGAGATCATCCACATCGCCCGCGCAGCGCCGTTGCCGTTTCCGGACCGGACATTCTCCTCGATCACGCTGATGGACGTCCTCGAACACGTCAGCGAGCAGGAGGAACTGCTGGACGAACTGCACCGAGTCCTGGTCGACGACGGCGTGCTGATCGTCACCGTCCCGGGCCGGCACGCGTTCTCGTTTCTGGATATGGGCAATCTGAAGTTCCGATTTCCACGATTGCACCGTTGGTACTTCTGCCGGACGCACTCACGGGCCGACTACGAGAGGCGATACGTCAGCAATCCCGATGGTCTGATCGGCGATGTCTCGGCGACCAAGCGCTGGCACGAGCATTTCTCTGCGGCTCATCTGGCCCGGCTGCTGCGTTGCAGCGGGTTCGACGCCGCAGAGTTCGACGGCTCGGGCCTCTTTCATCGCGTGCTGAGGGCGGCGGACCTGCTCGTCGGCAACATTGGGCCGCTGCACGCGGCAATCGGCAGGTGCGTCGCATGGGATGCGAAACGGTTTGCCTCGGCGAACCTCTTCTGCCTCGCAAGGAAATCCGAAGTCTCCCGCCTTGGCCACAGTGGCACGGTCCGAAGCAACGATGATGCAACCTATCACAACCTCGAAGCGGCTGATCCACAACACGCTGTTCAACATACTGACCCTCGTCAGTAA
- a CDS encoding O-antigen ligase family protein translates to MYATYFEDVNYDGLLFEPEERTSDIPFPPAMNALLVALWLAVCAIGFGIVFWGRNPIAGGLVIAVPTFLGMLLKPTFALCILMLVLPTGAGVGFRQAFSLDRGVGVALAASFLLNVMVTRPGLHVRHKSLWVAAGLSAWIFIASLPQPYLKMEVMRAFTQLQLVALILIAYWILETNRETTFLWALRSYVIGMLATTILAFKTGAAIRAVHETRDTRYAATLGSAIDANMLAALTALAFLSAVYLFARDRSLLWRILYLAAILFLPVLMLRIGSRGGLVALAFTVLSPLLFLRQVLRRPALAALLVLVVLLASLSTGLLIRQRGLDSSVSSRLTSVQKAREAIDVRMAPIGKAVRAVASRPAGTGYFSWFERTDSVIWPHNDFFFALGVYGVPAAILFAAFVVLLMLTVRRMPLTLEKLYARAVLTFLLVMGLNIKQVSAKYYWVFLAFVLAAERLSWWYATPDDELCEEADEEAPDTCD, encoded by the coding sequence ATGTACGCGACATACTTCGAAGACGTGAACTACGATGGCTTGCTGTTCGAGCCCGAGGAGCGGACGTCGGACATTCCGTTCCCGCCCGCCATGAACGCGCTGCTTGTGGCGCTGTGGCTGGCGGTCTGCGCGATCGGGTTCGGGATCGTCTTCTGGGGCCGGAACCCCATCGCCGGAGGCCTGGTCATCGCCGTGCCTACGTTCCTCGGCATGCTCCTCAAGCCGACGTTCGCACTGTGTATTCTCATGCTGGTCCTTCCCACTGGCGCAGGGGTTGGGTTTCGGCAGGCGTTCAGTCTCGATCGAGGCGTCGGGGTCGCTCTGGCGGCGAGCTTCCTTCTGAACGTGATGGTGACCCGGCCGGGGCTGCACGTCCGACACAAGTCCCTCTGGGTCGCGGCGGGACTGAGCGCGTGGATCTTCATCGCGTCGTTGCCTCAGCCCTACCTGAAGATGGAAGTGATGCGGGCCTTCACGCAACTCCAATTGGTCGCGCTGATTTTGATCGCGTACTGGATCCTGGAAACGAACCGCGAGACGACCTTTCTCTGGGCCTTGCGATCGTATGTTATCGGAATGTTGGCCACGACGATCCTGGCCTTCAAGACGGGGGCAGCGATTCGCGCCGTGCACGAGACGCGCGACACGCGGTACGCCGCAACGCTTGGAAGCGCCATCGATGCGAACATGCTCGCGGCGCTGACGGCTTTGGCGTTCCTCTCGGCGGTCTACCTCTTCGCCCGCGACCGGAGCCTGCTGTGGCGCATTCTGTATCTCGCGGCAATCCTGTTCCTGCCCGTCCTGATGCTTCGGATCGGCTCACGAGGCGGTCTGGTGGCCCTGGCGTTCACGGTCCTGTCGCCGCTGCTGTTTCTGCGGCAGGTGCTGCGGCGACCGGCCCTGGCGGCGTTGCTTGTGCTTGTCGTTCTGCTGGCATCTCTGTCCACGGGCCTGTTGATCCGGCAGCGAGGTCTGGACAGCTCCGTCTCCTCGCGACTGACCAGCGTGCAGAAGGCCAGGGAGGCCATCGATGTCCGAATGGCCCCGATCGGCAAGGCCGTTCGCGCCGTCGCGTCCCGGCCGGCCGGCACCGGCTACTTCAGTTGGTTCGAGCGGACCGACAGCGTAATCTGGCCGCACAACGACTTCTTCTTCGCGCTCGGCGTGTACGGCGTCCCGGCGGCGATCCTGTTCGCGGCTTTCGTGGTCCTGCTGATGCTCACGGTCCGACGCATGCCCCTGACGCTGGAGAAGTTGTACGCGCGGGCGGTCCTGACGTTCCTGTTGGTCATGGGTCTCAATATCAAGCAGGTTTCGGCCAAGTACTACTGGGTGTTCCTGGCGTTCGTCCTGGCGGCCGAGCGTCTCAGTTGGTGGTACGCCACTCCCGACGACGAACTCTGCGAAGAGGCGGATGAAGAAGCTCCGGATACTTGTGATTAG
- a CDS encoding lipopolysaccharide biosynthesis protein — MMQPITTSKRLIHNTLFNILTLVSNALIGFFLIRFFLGQLGEARYGVWVLVGSLYRYRGMLSLGLNGAINRQIPVCLAKGDEQGVAKVISTSLFFYSALGFVLVLLSVLLYAKIGDWFAIEPDQIAVAGKLVLIVGLTFAVSSPLQPTTAVLSGLQRYDVINVATLAVLVVRTVLLIVLLLRGYGLLTMGLVFGTSEIVTRLVQQIFIRRLLPRVSLSRQNIDPVLLKEMLFYGTNTFLYSMGGLIVCKAGDLIAGIFLDTSAVSRFSVASAGVLLLSQLLQAFTAAIKPAVSDLDTRAEHATVKEIAFLTQKYSLLVLVPAGTFLIVMGREFLRIWVGEKFSDPTVIDSLATVLALLTVGHCLMLAQHSNFLVLIGRGEHGVFGALAAVTAILCVGGSIVAVRSLGWGLEGIAWSNLVPMAVISGIIVPIYFNRRMGVSTRESLACVWWPALRGSLPAVAMMVGWKVLCPPASWLGLLGVILASGMLTCLCGWLFSVQPAERRRLLAVLQRGPTEPLPGNDA; from the coding sequence ATGATGCAACCTATCACAACCTCGAAGCGGCTGATCCACAACACGCTGTTCAACATACTGACCCTCGTCAGTAATGCGTTGATCGGCTTCTTTCTGATCCGGTTCTTCCTGGGCCAGCTCGGAGAGGCTCGGTACGGCGTGTGGGTGCTCGTCGGTTCGCTGTATCGCTATCGCGGCATGCTGAGCCTGGGGCTCAACGGTGCGATCAATCGACAGATCCCCGTCTGCCTGGCCAAGGGCGACGAGCAGGGCGTTGCGAAGGTCATCAGTACGTCGCTATTCTTCTACTCGGCCCTGGGATTCGTGCTCGTTCTGTTGAGCGTTCTGCTCTATGCGAAGATCGGCGACTGGTTCGCGATCGAGCCCGACCAGATCGCAGTAGCCGGGAAGCTCGTCTTGATCGTCGGACTGACCTTCGCCGTTTCCAGCCCGCTCCAACCGACCACCGCCGTGCTCAGCGGTCTTCAGCGATACGACGTCATTAACGTGGCGACGCTGGCGGTCCTTGTGGTGCGGACCGTTCTGCTGATCGTGCTCTTGCTTCGGGGTTATGGCCTGCTGACGATGGGACTCGTGTTCGGTACGAGCGAGATCGTCACGCGGCTGGTCCAGCAGATCTTCATTCGACGCCTGCTGCCCAGAGTCTCTCTGTCACGGCAGAACATCGACCCCGTCCTGCTCAAAGAGATGCTCTTCTACGGGACCAATACGTTCCTTTATTCGATGGGCGGACTGATCGTCTGCAAGGCGGGCGACCTCATCGCGGGGATCTTCCTCGACACCTCGGCGGTCAGCCGGTTCTCCGTCGCCAGCGCCGGCGTGCTGCTGCTAAGCCAGTTGCTCCAGGCCTTCACCGCCGCGATCAAGCCGGCCGTCAGCGACCTGGATACCCGCGCCGAACACGCCACCGTCAAGGAGATCGCCTTCCTGACGCAGAAGTACAGCCTGCTGGTTCTCGTCCCGGCGGGCACCTTTCTGATCGTGATGGGCCGGGAGTTCCTCCGCATCTGGGTGGGCGAGAAATTCTCCGATCCAACCGTCATCGATTCGCTGGCGACGGTCCTGGCGCTGCTGACCGTGGGGCACTGTCTGATGCTGGCCCAGCACAGCAACTTCCTGGTTCTCATCGGTCGCGGCGAGCACGGCGTCTTCGGGGCACTCGCCGCAGTGACGGCGATCCTTTGCGTCGGCGGCTCGATTGTCGCCGTGAGGTCTCTCGGCTGGGGCCTTGAGGGAATCGCCTGGTCCAACCTCGTTCCGATGGCGGTCATATCGGGCATTATCGTGCCGATCTACTTCAATCGAAGAATGGGGGTCTCGACACGGGAAAGTCTTGCCTGTGTCTGGTGGCCGGCCCTTAGAGGGAGCCTTCCGGCGGTCGCGATGATGGTCGGCTGGAAGGTCCTCTGCCCACCGGCCTCCTGGCTCGGGCTTCTGGGCGTGATCCTGGCCTCGGGTATGTTAACGTGTCTCTGCGGCTGGCTTTTCAGTGTGCAGCCGGCGGAGCGAAGACGGCTGCTGGCGGTTCTGCAGCGCGGCCCCACGGAACCGTTGCCCGGCAACGATGCATGA